One Chitinophaga sp. H8 DNA window includes the following coding sequences:
- a CDS encoding ComEC/Rec2 family competence protein: protein MFVVPGLKRAPFLRLIVPLIGGILLQLQYSWRLNTLLLVVVLLLTGLCIAGCMPLSARFRYGWVQGICLYLLVGCSGALLLYQSDIRHQKRYFGKVLVDTSRLILSIDAPLEERSRSWKTTATVTGVLTAGKWQSARGRILLYFSKDSTAPALTYGQQLLVVNKLQPVGNSGNPGVFDYRQYCAYQQIFHQAYLQPRDWYILPADGGQPFTRLILRCRQYCLYTLRQYLGEGLESGLAQALLIGDRQALDKDIVQAYTNTGIVHIIAISGMHVGLIYITLLWLLQWWTGNAFARFTKTLVLLMALWGFAFLTGAAAAVLRAVVTFSAMAIGKLLLGRHSNSYNTLAASAFLLLCYRPHFIADTGFILSYLAVLSILLFYKPLYKAWYIRYKWLDKLWEIAALSLAAQILTLPVCLFYFHQFPVYFLLANMVAVPLSGIVIYGEILLLLLAPIHEVAMYVGIGVRYLISSMNGWVEWLNGLPYGLITHLHINVYQTICMYLLLAALGSWWLLKWRRGLHAALGMCLLCSLLHAANIIRSQQQQKVIIYHVPAYTAIDFIAGNQVQFAGDTGLWQTSIARQIQAVRSGLRVSADKIPHLVQLGRYFRFGSKQLVIINARLPVTVPRKKFRTDYILLSHNPDVDIKQLKRFFEFDHLIFDGSNSYRKIQQWKNDCYALTLRCFSVPDQGAYVINF, encoded by the coding sequence ATGTTTGTTGTACCCGGCTTAAAACGCGCCCCGTTTCTCCGTTTGATTGTGCCACTTATTGGTGGCATCCTGTTACAGTTACAGTATTCCTGGCGCTTGAACACCCTGTTGCTTGTTGTAGTGTTGCTTCTTACGGGCTTGTGTATAGCCGGCTGTATGCCTTTGTCGGCGAGGTTTAGGTATGGCTGGGTACAGGGAATATGTCTGTACCTGTTAGTTGGTTGCAGTGGTGCGTTATTGTTATATCAGTCAGATATCCGTCATCAAAAGCGCTATTTTGGAAAAGTTTTAGTAGATACTTCCCGTCTGATCTTGAGTATAGATGCCCCTTTGGAGGAAAGGTCACGCTCCTGGAAGACTACAGCAACCGTCACAGGTGTTTTAACAGCAGGCAAATGGCAATCTGCCCGGGGCAGGATACTATTATACTTCTCAAAAGATAGTACGGCACCTGCTTTAACATACGGGCAACAGTTATTGGTGGTCAATAAGCTACAACCTGTGGGCAACAGTGGCAATCCGGGTGTATTTGACTACCGGCAGTATTGTGCTTACCAGCAGATCTTTCATCAGGCCTATCTGCAGCCGCGTGATTGGTACATATTGCCGGCGGATGGTGGCCAACCGTTTACCAGATTGATACTACGCTGCCGGCAGTATTGTTTATATACGCTGCGGCAATATCTGGGAGAGGGGCTGGAAAGCGGGCTGGCCCAGGCATTGCTAATAGGCGACCGGCAGGCACTGGATAAGGATATTGTACAGGCATACACTAATACCGGTATTGTCCATATTATTGCTATTTCGGGGATGCATGTAGGATTGATTTACATTACCCTGTTATGGTTGCTGCAATGGTGGACAGGTAATGCGTTTGCACGTTTTACCAAAACCCTGGTATTGCTAATGGCGCTTTGGGGTTTTGCTTTTCTTACCGGTGCAGCGGCAGCTGTATTGCGCGCAGTTGTTACCTTTTCGGCTATGGCAATAGGAAAGCTCTTGCTTGGGCGACATAGCAACAGTTATAATACACTGGCAGCTTCTGCATTTCTGTTATTATGTTACCGGCCCCATTTCATTGCGGACACCGGGTTCATTTTATCTTATTTAGCTGTATTGAGCATCCTGTTGTTTTATAAACCCTTGTATAAGGCCTGGTACATCAGGTATAAATGGCTGGATAAATTATGGGAAATAGCCGCATTATCATTAGCTGCCCAAATATTAACCCTGCCGGTATGTTTGTTTTACTTCCATCAGTTTCCGGTTTATTTTCTTTTAGCCAATATGGTAGCAGTCCCCTTGTCGGGCATCGTGATCTATGGAGAGATACTTTTGTTATTGTTGGCCCCTATACATGAAGTAGCCATGTATGTGGGTATAGGGGTGAGATACCTGATCAGCAGCATGAATGGATGGGTAGAATGGCTCAACGGGCTGCCTTATGGATTGATCACTCACCTGCATATCAATGTATATCAAACCATTTGTATGTACCTGTTACTGGCAGCGCTGGGATCCTGGTGGCTATTGAAATGGAGGAGGGGGCTGCATGCAGCGCTGGGTATGTGCCTGTTATGTTCGTTGCTGCATGCGGCTAACATTATCAGGAGCCAGCAACAGCAAAAGGTGATCATCTATCATGTCCCTGCATATACAGCGATTGATTTTATTGCTGGTAATCAGGTGCAGTTTGCAGGAGATACCGGGTTGTGGCAAACATCTATTGCCCGGCAAATACAGGCAGTACGATCAGGTTTAAGGGTGAGTGCCGACAAGATACCTCACCTGGTACAGCTGGGAAGGTATTTTCGTTTTGGCAGCAAGCAGCTGGTGATCATTAATGCGCGGTTGCCGGTAACAGTGCCCAGGAAAAAATTCAGAACAGATTATATTTTGCTGTCACATAATCCAGACGTGGATATCAAACAGTTGAAGCGATTTTTCGAATTTGACCATCTTATTTTTGATGGATCTAACTCCTACCGGAAGATTCAACAATGGAAAAATGATTGTTACGCGCTAACTTTGCGCTGCTTTTCGGTTCCAGACCAGGGAGCCTATGTTATTAATTTCTAA